The Agreia sp. COWG nucleotide sequence ATCGCGCCCATGGCGGCCGCCAGGCCGCGCTCGTCGGCCGCGACGATGCTCAGAGTCAGACAACCGGCCTCGCTGCGCACGAGCACGCGACCCGCGCCGGGAATCGCCACGACGAAGCTGTGCGCATCCACGGGCAGTCGCAGGTAGCGACCGAGTCGCTCGACGAAGACGCCGAGTGAGTGCGGTGAGTGGAGGGCTGTGAGGGTCGCCAGCGACGAGTGCATCCGCACACGCTGGCACGCGATGGTGTCCGGGCGGTGAACGGGCGACGCCTCCCTCGGTGCGGGCGACACCGCCGAGATCATGCTGCCGACGAGGCCGGCGGGCGACGGTTGGGACACCAAGTCTCATCGACGATTTCTCATGTTGCTCTATGGGGAACACTGTGGGTCGAAACAGACGTAGCATCTTCTACGCCGGCTCGGTGGAGACCATGACACTGCAGGAAGCCAAAGACGCCGCGGCTATTCCTTCTCGTCGATCGGTGCTCATGCTTTCTCCCTCGCGCGCTGCCCGCGCCCTCGTCTCCCTTGTCGTGGCCCTCGCTCTGATCTTCGCGGCGACGCCCGCCAACGCGGCCACTCCGGCCGTGGCGTGCACCTCGACGGCCAGCGCCGCAACGTGCGACTCCGACGCCGATCGCATCCCCGACTCGGTGGAGCGGGTCATGTGCGGCACCGCGACGTGCGCGACGGGCGCAGAGGACTCGGATGCGGACGGCATTCCAGACTGGGTCGAGATCACCGCGTGCGGTTCCGCGACGTGCGCAGACCCGAACGCCGACAGCGATGGCGACGGTATCCCCGACTACGCCGAGCAGATCGTCTGCGGCACGACGACATGCGCCACGGGAGACGAGGATGCCGACGGCGACGGGATCCCCGACTGGATCGAGGTCGTGATCTGCGGCGACACGACCTGCTCGACGGGCACTGAAGACCTCAACCACGACGGAATAGCCGACGCGGCGCAGCTGAAGAAGTCGTTCGACGACGCGAAGGCGGCACGTGAGAAGGCGGCGCGTGAAGCGGCGGATGATCTGGCGCACACCGGGCTGACGGTGGTGCTGCCCATCGGGCTCGCCACGATGCTGCTGTTCGGTGGACTGGTGGTCTTCATGGCCAGGCGCAACCGACGGGCCGTGGTCGCGGCATCCGGTGCCCCCGATCACCCGGCCGGCGAATCGTTCGAAGAGAAGGCCGGGGAGTAGGCGCATGATGTCGTTCTCGAAGTCAGCACGCCACAGAGTGTTGTTCCGTTCCGCCGTGACGGTTGTCGTCTCTGCGGCCCTGGTGGTGGGCGGCGCGGTTCCCGCCAACGCGTCTGCTCGTCAGCAGGCGAGAGAACTCGCGGCGTCGACGCTCGCCGATGTCACCGCCGCCGCGGCGGGTAGCAACACCGACGCGAGCGTCGGAGCGACCGCCCCGGCCGACGTGGAGGTGGGCTCGGGCTCGGTGAAGCCCGGCGACGGTACGACCATCACGGGCGACCAGGTCGGAACGTCGGTGACCTTCGGCGGTAAGAAAGACGACGGCGCGCTCGACGTGACGATGTCGAAGATGCCCGACGCCACGGCCGTCTCCGCCGCCTCCGAAACGGGTGGAACCGTGCTGTCGGCGCCGGTGAACATCTCGGCGGTCGATGCCGACGGCAAGCAGGTCACCACGGTCGAGGCAGAGGTCACGACCTCGAAGACGAGCGCGGGCACCGAGGGCGTCACCGACGTGAAGCCCGGCGTCGCCCTGTCGATGAACGTCGACCAGTCCAAGCTCGACGGCATCGACCCCGCATCACTGCAGATCTTCACGCGCGAGAACCCGGGCGATCCGTGGATGCCGGTGGCCTCGCACTACGAGGCCGCATCCGGTGCCGTCGTCGGCGAGTCGGGCCACCTCTCGCAGTTCGTCGTGATCGGCAAGCCGTTCGTGCCGCCCGCGGGCCCGGTCGTCGTGCTCGACCCGGATGACGGTGTCGCGCACACGGACAGCCCGGCGAAGGTCGCTTCCGAGCTTCCCTACAACATCGCCCTGGCCAACGGGGTGAAGACCCTGCTGCAGAACGCGTGCCTCGCCACGGTGTCGCTGACCCGCTCAGACCCGAACACTCCCTTCGTGTCGGCTCAGGATCGCGCCGATTTCGCGGCCGCGCAGAACCCGGCGTTGACGGCGACGCTGGCGTTCGATGCTCCCGTGGGCCATGCCTGGGGAGACGGCACGCCCAGCAGTGGCGGCTCCAAGGTCTATCCCATCGACACGCCAGGCAGCGTGGCGGTGTCAGACACGCTCGTGAGCGTGCTGCCCGGGTACACGACGATGCCGGCGAAGATCTGGCCGCCAGAACCGGGGCAGAACATCCCGCAGAAGGAGTTCATCGGCAATCCGGGCGCCTACACGCACCTCGAGGCGGCGAACCTCGACAACAACTATGACTGGACGATCATCGACCAGCACATGGACAAGATCGCGGCCGGTGTGGCGGAGTCGTTCCGGCAGTACCTGGTGACCCACGGCTACAACTGCCTCAGCCCCGCCGCGGCGGGATTCCCCGCTGCTCCCACCGACGCAGAGAAGGCGGCGTGGGCCGACCTGGGCCACCAGAACTACCAGCTCTACGGATCCGAACCGGTGTCGTTCTCGACGGGCAACCTGATCGAAGACGAGGCGATCTTCACGCTGCCGGGTAACGGCGGCTCGAAGATCGATCTGGGGCTGACCTACAACGGGCAGGATGGCCGGCTCTCGCGCATGGGCGCGGGGTGGTCGTTCGGGCTCGGGGCGAGGGCCCAGAAGTTCTCGGACGGCTCGGTCATGATCGTGCGCGGCGACGGCGCCTCCTACACGTTCGCGTCGAACGGTGCGGGCGGCTACGCGGCAGATCCGGTGAAGCACCAGAGCCTCACAGAGGTCGCCGGCCAGCTGACGCTCACAGGCACCGACGGCTCGGTGTGGACCTTCGATGCGAGCGACCCTCAGGGCGTCGGCGAACTCTCGTCGTTCCGCGATCTGACAGGCAACGGGTACGACATCCAGTACGGTGCGGCGGGCGAGAACGCGCAATTTTTGCCGATGGCGTCGATCACCGACACCTCGGGCCAGGTCATTCAGGTGGGCAGCGACGAGTTGGGCCGGGTGACCTCGTTCACTGCCCCCGACGGCCGCGTGTGGGGCTTCTCCTATGGTGGCGCCGGAGATCTCGAGGCGATCGTCTACCCCGGAGGATCCGGCACCCGAACGTTCACCTACGACGGTGCGCACCACCTGCTGACCGCCACCGACCCGGTGGGCGTGACGTACCTGACGAACGAGTACGACGCGCAGGGCCGCGTCATCAGGCAGCTGGATGCGCAGGGCAACGTGCGCTCGTTCGCCTACGACAGCGGCAAGACCTCGTACACCGACAACGAGGGCAACGTGAGCGTGTTCGCCTTCGACGACAAGCGCCGGGTGACGAAGGTCACCGATGCGGCCGGCGGCAGCAAGAGCTACGCCTACGACGACGCGAACAACGTGACCGCCTACACCGACGAAGCGGGCAACAGCTATGGCTATGTCTACGACGCGAACGGGAACGTGACGCAGATCACCGCGCCCGACGGCACGACGACGAAGTACACCTATTCGCCCACCGGACAGGTGGCCAGCAGCACCGACCAGGGCGGGCCGGGCGGCGCCGCGCGCACCACGACCTACGACATCGATGCCAAGGGCTCGATCACCGGCGTGCACCGGCCCGATGGCAGCACCCTCACGAACGGCTTCGACGCCGCGGGCAACCTCACCTCGGCCACGGATGCCGGCGGCCACACCACCAGCTACGCCTACGACGCGCAGGGGCACCTCTCCTCCGCGACCGACGCGAACGGCCACACGACGACGTACGGTTACAACCCGGCCGGGCTGATCACCTCCAGCACCGATGCGACCGGGGCGACCAGTAGCTACGCCTACGACGGCGCCGGAAACGTCTCCACGACGACCGACCCGGCCGGGGGCGTCACCTCGTATGTGTGGGACGGCAACCGGCACCTGCTCAGCTCGACCGACCCCACGGGCGCGGTGACCGGCTACACCTGGGACGCCCTCTTCCGTCTCGCATCGGTCACGGCCTCCGACGGCGGCGTGACCACCTACTCCTACAACAGGGAGGACGCGCTCGTCGGCGTCACCGACCCCGTGGGCGCGGTCACGAAGTTCAGCGTCGACACGCTCTCCAGGCCGACCACCGTGACCGACCCCAACGGCGGAGCGTGGAAGCGGGCCTACGACCCCCTGGGCCAGATCACCGAGTCGACCAACCCCGCCGGCGCCACCACGAAGCAGGCCTTCGACAAACTGGGCCGGGTCACTGAGACGACGGATGCGCGCGGCGACGTCTCGAAGGTCGCCTACGACAAGGTCGGCCAGGCCACATCGACGACGGATGCCGTGGGCAACGTGACCGCCTACGCCTACGACGTTCTCGGCCGGGTGAGCAGCATCACCAATCCCGCGGGAGACAAGACCACCTTCGGTTACGACACAAACGGTCGCGTCACGTCGACGACCGACACCGCAGGCCGCACGAGCTCGTTCACCTACGACGCAGCCGGAAATGTGCTGACCGCCACCGACGCGACCGGCGCAAAGGTGAGTTACGGCTACGACGCGGCGAACCGTCTTACCACGGCCACGGATGCCCTGGGCCGGGTCTCGACCGCAGCCTACGACCCCCGCGGGCTGGTCACCTCAGCGACCGATCCGCTCGGCGCCGTGACCGCCTACGGCTACGACGGCGACGGCCGCACGACGAGCGTCACCGACCCCAACGGGCACACGGCGACGACCGCCTACGACCCCATGGGCCGGGTGACTGCGAAGGCCGATGCGCTGGGCAACACCTCCCGCTTCGGCTGGGACGCCGCGAGCAGGCAGACGTCGATGACGAACCCCCTGGGGGCCGTCACGAACTACAGCTACGACCCCGCCGGGCAGCTCACCAAGGTGATCGAGGCCGCGACCGGCGATGCGAAGGCGACCGCGGCATCCAATGTCACGACCAGCTACGGCTACGACCAGGTAGGCAACCGCACGTCGACCACCGACCCGAATGGCAACGTCGACACGCTCTCGTACGACAAGAACAACCGCGTCGTGGGCGAGAAGAACGCGGCTGGCAACACGTGGTCGTACAGCTACGACCAGCGTGGCCAGCTCAGCACGCAGATCGATGCCAAGGGCAACACCACGAGCAACACGTACAACCCGCTCGGCCAGCTGATCACCACCGCCTACAACGACGGAACCTCGGTGGCGTACGCCTACGACAAGGCGGGCCAGCCCATCGCGATGACCGACAGCCTCGGCGTGACCGGCTGGAAGTACGACCCCGCCGGGCGCATGACCGAGCAGATCGACCCGCAGGGCAAGACGGTGGCGTACGCCTACGACACCACGGGCGCGCTGACCGATCTCACTCTGCCGGGCGGCGACACCGTCGGCTACAGCTATGACAAGGCGGGCAGGCCCAGCAAGCAGAGCTCGCCGTGGGGCGACCTGAATTACGACTGGGATCCGGCGGGCAACCTCACCACCGAGACCCGCTCGACCGGCGTCACGACGTCGTTCGCCTACGACGCGGCCGACCGGGTCACGAACATCGCCAACCAGCTGCCGAAACCGGCCGCCGCGGCGTCGTCTGCTTCCGCGCCCGCCGCTGCTTCATCAGACAGCCTGCCGGCGAACAGCTACCTCGGCGGTCGCACCACGCCCGCCCCGGCGAACCCTGTTGCTGACGGGGGAGCACTCTCGTTCGCGTACAGCTATGACAAGAACAGCAATGTGACCGCGGCGACCCGCACCCTCACGCCGAACGCGGCGGCGGGGTCGGCGGCTCCGCGTGCTGAGACCAAACGTTCCTACAGTTATGACTCCCTTGACCGGCTCACCGGGTCATCGTCGACCGATGGCAGCACGGCCGGTTACGCCTATGACGCGAACGGCAATCGCACGACCGCGTCGGAGACGGATGCTTCGGGCAAGAGCACGTCGAGTGCGGCGTCGTTCAACTCGATCAACCAGCTGACCTCGACGACCGGCAGCACCCCGTCGAGCTACGGTTACGACGCGAATGGGCAGCGCACCTCGTCGACCGTGGGCGGGGTGAACACGAATTACAGCTGGTCGGATGCGGGTCGCATGACCGGTGTCAGTCGCGAGGGCCGGTCGACGACCTACGGCTACGACGGCCTCGGCCGCGAGCAGACCTCGACCGACACGTCGGCGTTGGGGTCGCAGACGACGACGTCGGTGTGGTCGGGCACGAGTATCGTGCAGCAGTCGAATCCGGCATCCGGGACGACGGCGCAGGTGCGGGATGCTCTGGGTGGGGTGGCGTTGCAGGCATCCGATTTGTCGACGGCGGATACGGGCACCCGGTGGAATCTGCTCGATAACCTCGGCTCGGTCGCAGCGCAAGCCGTCGGCGGATCGGTCACCCAGCTCGCCGGGTACGACGACTTCGGTGGTCAGAGCTTCGGCACCACGGGGTGGAATGCGGTGGCGGGGTTCGGCTCGGAGCAGTCCGACCCGAGCTATAACCTGAACAGTTATTTCTCGAGGCAGTATGACCCGGGTACGGGGTCGTGGTTGTCACAAGACAGCTACCGGGGGTTGTTGTCGCAGCCGCAGTCGGTGAACAGGTACGCGTTCGTGACGAACAACCCGGCCACCCTGAGCGACGTGCTCGGGTACCGGCCCTACAACCCTGGAGATGGCACCGCTAAGAGCTTCCCCGTCTCCGACTACACCGCGCCCACTGCGCAGGTCTTCACGGACATCGGCAACACCGTCGCCAAAGCTGTCACCGCTCTCACTGGCGGCACCTCAACGAACAATTCTGACAAGCCTGGCTACGGCACGGGGGAGTGGCTTCGACCCGCCGCCGACTCGAACGGCCAGCCGTGGGAGCCCGGCTCGACACAGAAGTATTTTCAGGTGCGGCATGTGCAGGGTGGCGCGGCCAGTCCGGTCGATGGGCCCGTTATCGATAGTTCACAACCGAGGGGTGCCCAACAGTTTGTGAACTACAGCTATCACGATGAAAATTGGTTAGGTATCGGCCTCGACAAATATTCAGCCCAAACAATCGCAGATGTGTTCAAAGAACACCCGTCAGAGATTTTCCCTTTTGATATCGAAGGATGCACGACCTTTGTGGCAGGGAGTTCATGTCGACTGGACGCGGTTCCCACGCCACTTGGTGATGGATCGGGAACGGTATACGTGACGACGACGGCAACCAGCGTAAAGTTCACGGTGACGTCCAATGACTATTTCGACGGCCCAGGCTCGACCGTCCAGTTCTCGATAGTCGAAAGAGATGATGGCTACTATCTCGACCAGGACGCTCAGGCGACTCAAGCTGATGTCTTCATTGCAGCTGGAGTCAGCAGCGGCGCTTCCGCGCTAGCCTGGCAAACTCAAGCAGCGAATCTGCGAGCGGCGGTTCTAAAATATGGCAACCAGTAAGGCCGGCCACGGCCCCGAACCACGGCTATTGCGGCACCTCATCGTCTTTGGACTATTAGCTGGAGCGCTTGGCGGCATCGCGTTTCAACTCGGGTTATCTGTCACCTCTGGTTACTTTTCTCCTGCTGCAATCGTTTTTGGTCTTGTATTTCTGGTGTTTGAAATTCCAATGGGAATGATTGTTGGAGTCGTTGCGGCGCTTCTGGGTTGGCTTACAAGCCGTTTCTTTTCGCAAAACCAAAGTCCGTTGCGCCGGGCTGTCACCGTCGGACTGGGCGCCTTCGTCGCTACGGGGCTCTTGACGGCCGCAATAAGCCTTGGCTTCAGATCCTGGATCCCCTTCTGGGTGGTGTTTCTGAGTTTTGGAGCAATCGGCGCACTGGCGTTCGGAATAACAACCGCTCGGTATCTAGCGAAATTTTCTCGAGCCTCAGAGGACCTTGCCTAGAGGCCGGACGGCGTACTCTACGGACGGTCTACTGGTTATAAGAGATTAGGAATCAGTAGAGGGGGAACCGTTTGCAGGCCAACCGGCGGATTGGACTACTTCCTCAATAGTCTGCATTAGGAGGATGCCTGCATGAGATTAGTCGCTGCGCAGAGTGATGCAGTGCAGAGGTAACGAATAAACCAAGTGGCCTGTTCAGGCTGCCGCGCCCACGGCTGCTGCGTGGGACAGCCTGCCGGCGAACAACTACCTCGGCGGTCGCACCACACCTGCCCCGGCCAACCCTGTCGCCGACGGGGGAGCGTTGTCGTTCGCGTATAGCTATGACAAGAACAGCAACGTGACTGCCGCTACTCGCACCCTGAGCCCGAACGCGGCTGCGGGGTCGGCGGCTCCGCCGGCTACGGTCACCCGCTCGTACACGTACGATCCGCTGGATCGGCTGACGGGGTCGACGTCAACCGATGGCAGCAAGGCCGGTTACGCCTATGACGCGAACGGCAATCGCACGACCGCGTCGGAGACGGATGCTTCGGGCAAGACGACGTCGAGTGCGGCGTCGTTCAACTCGATCAACCAGCTGACCTCGACGACCGGCAGCACCCCGTCGGCGTACAGCTACGACCAGAACGGCCAGCGCACCTCGTCGACCGTGGGCGGGGTGAACACGAATTACAGCTGGTCGGATGCGGGCCGTATGACCGGTGTCAGTCGCGAGGGCCGGTCGACGACCTACGGCTACGACGGCCTGGGCCGGCAGCAGACTTCTACCGACACGACCGGGTTGGGGTCGCAGACGACGACGTCGGTGTGGTCGGGCACGAGTATCGTGCAGCAGTCGAATCCGGCGTCCGGGACGACGGCGCAGGTGCGGGATGCTCTGGGCGGGGTGGCGTTGCAGGCATCCGATCTGTCGACGGCGGATACGGGCACCCGGTGGAATCTGCTCGATAATCTCGGCTCGGTCGCAGCGCAAGCCGTCGGCGGATCGGTCACGCAGCTCGCCGGGTACGACGACTTCGGTGGTCAGAGCTTCGCCACGACGGGGTGGAATGCGGTGGCGGGGTTCGGCTCGGAGCAGTCCGACCCGAGCTATAACCTGAACAGTTATTTCTCGAGGCAGTATGACCCGGGTACGGGGTCGTGGTTGTCACAAGACAGCTACCGGGGGTTGTTGTCGCAGCCGCAGTCGGTGAACAGGTACGCGTTCGTGACGAACAACCCGGCCACCCTCAGTGATGTTCTCGGGTATCGGCCGTGGGATCCGCAGGGTATTCCGCAGAAGAACCTGTTGTCGGCGTTCTACACGCCGCAGCCGTGGCACCCGCCGATGGTGGCACCGAGCCCGGCGGCATCCGGTGGTGGCACGAGTGTCAGCGAGGGAGGGGGCAGGTCGTCGAACGGCTCGGACGACGGCCTTCGCGTGGTCGAGGGTACTGATCCCGGGTGCGGCTATTCCTACAACCCGTGTGGGACTCATAAGTATGTTCAAGACCGGCATAAGAACGATTCCAATGCTCAGACTGGACAGGTCCTGCGAGACGTATTGCTCGTTGCAGCAGGTATCGCGGTCGGCGTGGCCGTCGTCGCCTGCATCGCGGCCACAGCGGGCATCTGCGGTGTTGCGGCCGCTGGCGTGATTGTCGGTGCAGGCGCAGTAGCCGGCGCGGGAACAGGAGCCGCCATTGTTGCAGTGACTCCGGGTGGTCACGAGGCGTCGGACTACG carries:
- a CDS encoding DUF6531 domain-containing protein, with the protein product MTVVVSAALVVGGAVPANASARQQARELAASTLADVTAAAAGSNTDASVGATAPADVEVGSGSVKPGDGTTITGDQVGTSVTFGGKKDDGALDVTMSKMPDATAVSAASETGGTVLSAPVNISAVDADGKQVTTVEAEVTTSKTSAGTEGVTDVKPGVALSMNVDQSKLDGIDPASLQIFTRENPGDPWMPVASHYEAASGAVVGESGHLSQFVVIGKPFVPPAGPVVVLDPDDGVAHTDSPAKVASELPYNIALANGVKTLLQNACLATVSLTRSDPNTPFVSAQDRADFAAAQNPALTATLAFDAPVGHAWGDGTPSSGGSKVYPIDTPGSVAVSDTLVSVLPGYTTMPAKIWPPEPGQNIPQKEFIGNPGAYTHLEAANLDNNYDWTIIDQHMDKIAAGVAESFRQYLVTHGYNCLSPAAAGFPAAPTDAEKAAWADLGHQNYQLYGSEPVSFSTGNLIEDEAIFTLPGNGGSKIDLGLTYNGQDGRLSRMGAGWSFGLGARAQKFSDGSVMIVRGDGASYTFASNGAGGYAADPVKHQSLTEVAGQLTLTGTDGSVWTFDASDPQGVGELSSFRDLTGNGYDIQYGAAGENAQFLPMASITDTSGQVIQVGSDELGRVTSFTAPDGRVWGFSYGGAGDLEAIVYPGGSGTRTFTYDGAHHLLTATDPVGVTYLTNEYDAQGRVIRQLDAQGNVRSFAYDSGKTSYTDNEGNVSVFAFDDKRRVTKVTDAAGGSKSYAYDDANNVTAYTDEAGNSYGYVYDANGNVTQITAPDGTTTKYTYSPTGQVASSTDQGGPGGAARTTTYDIDAKGSITGVHRPDGSTLTNGFDAAGNLTSATDAGGHTTSYAYDAQGHLSSATDANGHTTTYGYNPAGLITSSTDATGATSSYAYDGAGNVSTTTDPAGGVTSYVWDGNRHLLSSTDPTGAVTGYTWDALFRLASVTASDGGVTTYSYNREDALVGVTDPVGAVTKFSVDTLSRPTTVTDPNGGAWKRAYDPLGQITESTNPAGATTKQAFDKLGRVTETTDARGDVSKVAYDKVGQATSTTDAVGNVTAYAYDVLGRVSSITNPAGDKTTFGYDTNGRVTSTTDTAGRTSSFTYDAAGNVLTATDATGAKVSYGYDAANRLTTATDALGRVSTAAYDPRGLVTSATDPLGAVTAYGYDGDGRTTSVTDPNGHTATTAYDPMGRVTAKADALGNTSRFGWDAASRQTSMTNPLGAVTNYSYDPAGQLTKVIEAATGDAKATAASNVTTSYGYDQVGNRTSTTDPNGNVDTLSYDKNNRVVGEKNAAGNTWSYSYDQRGQLSTQIDAKGNTTSNTYNPLGQLITTAYNDGTSVAYAYDKAGQPIAMTDSLGVTGWKYDPAGRMTEQIDPQGKTVAYAYDTTGALTDLTLPGGDTVGYSYDKAGRPSKQSSPWGDLNYDWDPAGNLTTETRSTGVTTSFAYDAADRVTNIANQLPKPAAAASSASAPAAASSDSLPANSYLGGRTTPAPANPVADGGALSFAYSYDKNSNVTAATRTLTPNAAAGSAAPRAETKRSYSYDSLDRLTGSSSTDGSTAGYAYDANGNRTTASETDASGKSTSSAASFNSINQLTSTTGSTPSSYGYDANGQRTSSTVGGVNTNYSWSDAGRMTGVSREGRSTTYGYDGLGREQTSTDTSALGSQTTTSVWSGTSIVQQSNPASGTTAQVRDALGGVALQASDLSTADTGTRWNLLDNLGSVAAQAVGGSVTQLAGYDDFGGQSFGTTGWNAVAGFGSEQSDPSYNLNSYFSRQYDPGTGSWLSQDSYRGLLSQPQSVNRYAFVTNNPATLSDVLGYRPYNPGDGTAKSFPVSDYTAPTAQVFTDIGNTVAKAVTALTGGTSTNNSDKPGYGTGEWLRPAADSNGQPWEPGSTQKYFQVRHVQGGAASPVDGPVIDSSQPRGAQQFVNYSYHDENWLGIGLDKYSAQTIADVFKEHPSEIFPFDIEGCTTFVAGSSCRLDAVPTPLGDGSGTVYVTTTATSVKFTVTSNDYFDGPGSTVQFSIVERDDGYYLDQDAQATQADVFIAAGVSSGASALAWQTQAANLRAAVLKYGNQ
- a CDS encoding RHS repeat protein is translated as MTAATRTLSPNAAAGSAAPPATVTRSYTYDPLDRLTGSTSTDGSKAGYAYDANGNRTTASETDASGKTTSSAASFNSINQLTSTTGSTPSAYSYDQNGQRTSSTVGGVNTNYSWSDAGRMTGVSREGRSTTYGYDGLGRQQTSTDTTGLGSQTTTSVWSGTSIVQQSNPASGTTAQVRDALGGVALQASDLSTADTGTRWNLLDNLGSVAAQAVGGSVTQLAGYDDFGGQSFATTGWNAVAGFGSEQSDPSYNLNSYFSRQYDPGTGSWLSQDSYRGLLSQPQSVNRYAFVTNNPATLSDVLGYRPWDPQGIPQKNLLSAFYTPQPWHPPMVAPSPAASGGGTSVSEGGGRSSNGSDDGLRVVEGTDPGCGYSYNPCGTHKYVQDRHKNDSNAQTGQVLRDVLLVAAGIAVGVAVVACIAATAGICGVAAAGVIVGAGAVAGAGTGAAIVAVTPGGHEASDYVAGAATVAVGAVPIPGLGAIKAGEGVVAPVIKAGSAGGETAGRAFTTAVKDAAKAENPTSTCVYCHMDTPSPQVDHAIPRSRG